A single genomic interval of Hydrogenispora ethanolica harbors:
- a CDS encoding phage tail protein: MAFLAVLFLNIVLSSIAALLKPKPKYDAPKPSALSDFQAPTAEEGLNIPVVSGTVKVENPNVVWYGDLRNVPIVDEVVIGRKYGLFGPKKKEKITVGYKYYMGMQLVLSMGAIDSLLEIWVGDKLAWSGDLACPENGDKASILIDNPLLFGSKEEGGVQGQIDVYFGTDTQRPNDYLAEKLGEAVPAWRGICYVVLRGVYIGNSTSLRNWSFVMRRFPRELGGGRHDIQGDANPAEMIYELATNPVWSIGMPPDFLDAENLRQMAEALAGEEFGLSMQYSQQSTAKEYLYDILRHIDAVMYQDYSVGKLRFKLIRHEEVTPDTIVLDPSNTNNVELVQSGWSETSNNIKIRYVDRSKGFKQGIAPFHDAANIAIRNGEIEEEVMDYLGLSRLDLAQRVAMRSLRVLSLPLAKVRLETNRIGTQLLPGSIFVLNWPPLGITNRVFRCTVPNYGTIESGTVEIEAIEDAFGLESGFYLPPDGAENYYKPPAQIPVQRLIELPYQVAEGEERFVAALAVNPGDAFGYQIWNDDGDGFSQSGVGDLFTPAGILTTSYPQATDAVDETGMDLESLQGMDYLRSVTNDAMMSGVNLLLVGDEIMAWQTIEKLDERRYRIRGIVRGVMDTVPLNHESGALAWFISAGTGLVTPEALASDRMIIAKLLPFNMNGVAALDGAEASSLTTRSRAFRPYPPGRVRINGQRYPEVVTGDAAITWAHRYRDQAEIVTQDAESTGDPEGTYTVRVYSGNQLKRTISGLTGTAFEYTAAERLADETDGLNPVKVEITTVAAAGESYLPQTMTFDMAGYGMTYGRYYGGA; this comes from the coding sequence ATGGCGTTTCTTGCAGTTTTATTCCTCAACATTGTCCTGAGCTCGATCGCCGCGCTCCTGAAACCGAAGCCGAAATATGACGCTCCGAAACCGTCGGCCTTAAGCGACTTTCAAGCGCCGACGGCGGAAGAGGGTTTAAACATCCCGGTGGTATCCGGGACGGTGAAAGTGGAGAATCCAAATGTGGTATGGTATGGCGATCTGAGGAATGTCCCCATCGTGGACGAGGTGGTCATCGGCCGGAAGTATGGGTTGTTCGGGCCGAAGAAGAAAGAGAAGATCACGGTCGGCTACAAGTATTACATGGGGATGCAGCTGGTTTTATCCATGGGGGCGATTGATTCCCTGCTTGAAATCTGGGTGGGCGACAAACTGGCCTGGTCCGGCGATCTGGCTTGCCCCGAGAATGGCGATAAAGCGAGCATCTTGATTGACAACCCCTTGCTTTTCGGCAGCAAGGAAGAAGGCGGAGTCCAAGGGCAGATTGACGTCTACTTCGGGACCGACACCCAACGGCCCAATGATTATCTGGCGGAGAAGCTGGGGGAAGCCGTCCCCGCCTGGCGGGGGATTTGCTACGTGGTGCTCCGGGGCGTCTATATCGGCAATTCGACAAGCTTGAGAAACTGGTCGTTTGTCATGCGGCGCTTCCCCCGGGAGCTCGGCGGCGGGCGGCACGACATTCAGGGTGACGCTAATCCTGCAGAGATGATTTACGAACTGGCCACGAATCCGGTGTGGTCGATTGGGATGCCGCCGGATTTCCTGGACGCCGAAAATCTCCGGCAAATGGCGGAGGCCCTGGCCGGGGAAGAGTTCGGGCTGTCGATGCAATATAGCCAGCAATCGACGGCCAAAGAGTACCTTTACGATATTTTACGTCATATCGACGCGGTCATGTACCAGGATTATTCGGTGGGGAAATTGCGGTTTAAGCTAATCCGGCACGAAGAGGTTACCCCGGATACGATAGTGCTGGATCCCAGCAACACCAACAACGTGGAGTTGGTCCAAAGCGGCTGGTCGGAGACTTCAAACAACATCAAAATCCGCTATGTAGACCGGAGCAAGGGGTTTAAACAGGGCATCGCGCCCTTTCACGACGCGGCGAATATCGCCATTCGAAACGGCGAAATTGAGGAAGAGGTCATGGACTACCTCGGCCTATCCCGTCTTGATCTGGCGCAGCGGGTCGCCATGCGGTCCCTCAGAGTGCTCTCGTTGCCGCTGGCGAAAGTCCGGCTAGAGACCAACCGGATCGGGACGCAGCTTCTGCCGGGCTCAATCTTCGTTTTGAATTGGCCGCCGCTCGGGATCACAAACCGGGTGTTCCGCTGCACGGTTCCCAATTACGGGACCATCGAATCGGGTACAGTGGAGATTGAGGCGATCGAGGATGCGTTTGGGCTAGAGAGCGGCTTCTATCTGCCGCCGGACGGCGCGGAGAACTACTACAAGCCCCCGGCCCAAATCCCCGTTCAACGGCTTATTGAACTGCCCTACCAGGTTGCCGAGGGCGAGGAACGGTTCGTGGCCGCTTTGGCGGTTAACCCTGGCGATGCGTTCGGGTATCAGATTTGGAACGATGACGGAGATGGTTTTTCGCAGTCCGGCGTTGGGGATCTGTTTACCCCGGCGGGCATCCTGACGACCTCATATCCTCAGGCGACGGATGCAGTCGATGAAACCGGGATGGATTTGGAATCCCTCCAGGGAATGGATTATCTGCGGTCGGTCACGAACGATGCGATGATGTCCGGCGTGAATCTCCTACTGGTCGGGGATGAGATCATGGCCTGGCAGACTATTGAGAAGCTTGATGAGAGGCGGTACCGGATCCGCGGAATCGTCCGGGGCGTCATGGACACGGTTCCCCTGAATCACGAGTCTGGCGCCCTGGCCTGGTTTATCTCCGCCGGGACCGGACTTGTCACCCCGGAGGCGCTGGCGTCCGATCGCATGATTATTGCCAAGCTACTACCCTTCAATATGAACGGGGTGGCGGCGCTGGATGGAGCGGAGGCATCCAGTTTGACCACGCGGAGCCGGGCGTTCCGGCCCTACCCGCCGGGGCGGGTGCGGATCAACGGGCAAAGATATCCGGAGGTTGTAACGGGCGATGCGGCTATCACTTGGGCGCACCGCTACCGGGATCAGGCGGAGATCGTGACCCAGGACGCGGAGAGCACCGGCGATCCGGAAGGAACTTACACCGTCCGGGTTTATTCCGGCAATCAATTGAAACGAACGATCTCCGGATTAACAGGAACAGCGTTCGAATACACCGCGGCCGAACGGCTGGCCGATGAAACCGACGGTCTCAATCCGGTGAAGGTGGAGATTACGACGGTGGCGGCCGCGGGCGAAAGCTACTTGCCGCAAACGATGACTTTTGACATGGCGGGGTATGGAATGACTTATGGCAGATATTATGGAGGAGCGTAA
- a CDS encoding phage BR0599 family protein, which translates to MNSLFNLELSRFSSRPIELYHFSQKNQHWYFTSTASKQSFGGNVYVPETIASSNLEQKTDDGEGSIDITVSDSNPIALKFASGVPAAPIWVEITRIQKGTSEYQKYFRGQIALATFKGNSGEATLQCKPPLAALDFKIPRNLYQTFCNRVLYDERCGVNSAAFSCPATITDIQGDQLILPELAEYPDDWFALGYVQYQDTYRMIVGNSGKAVRVLAMATGWKAGTKVTVYAGCDHRKDTCRDKFKNLDNFLGWYTIPTKNPFEDGIG; encoded by the coding sequence TTGAATAGCCTTTTCAATCTCGAACTCAGCCGGTTCTCCAGCCGGCCCATCGAGTTGTATCATTTCAGCCAAAAAAACCAGCATTGGTACTTTACCAGCACGGCCTCAAAGCAGAGCTTCGGGGGAAACGTGTATGTGCCGGAGACGATCGCGAGCTCCAACCTCGAACAAAAAACCGACGACGGGGAAGGGTCCATCGACATTACCGTGTCGGATTCCAATCCCATTGCTTTGAAGTTCGCCTCCGGCGTGCCGGCCGCTCCGATATGGGTGGAGATTACGAGAATCCAGAAGGGGACGAGCGAGTATCAAAAATATTTCCGGGGGCAGATCGCTTTGGCGACTTTCAAGGGGAATTCGGGGGAAGCGACGCTCCAATGTAAACCGCCCTTGGCGGCGCTCGATTTTAAAATCCCCCGGAATCTCTATCAAACCTTCTGTAACCGGGTGCTCTATGACGAACGGTGCGGCGTGAATAGCGCCGCTTTTTCATGTCCAGCCACGATTACCGACATCCAGGGAGACCAGCTCATTCTCCCCGAACTTGCGGAGTATCCGGATGACTGGTTCGCTTTGGGCTATGTCCAGTATCAAGACACCTACCGAATGATCGTCGGAAACTCTGGAAAGGCGGTCCGGGTGTTGGCGATGGCGACGGGCTGGAAGGCCGGGACGAAGGTCACGGTCTATGCCGGCTGTGACCACCGTAAAGACACCTGCCGGGACAAGTTCAAGAATCTGGATAATTTCTTGGGGTGGTACACGATCCCCACCAAAAATCCATTTGAGGATGGTATCGGCTGA
- a CDS encoding HK97 gp10 family phage protein: MIQLSDNDLVRLVKAFEKMPKATRRQMVLAMKIATRDAATVARAKHNFISRSGALESSIQGGVVSEHPLVGEVRAGGARAKHARFVHDGTGVYAGHEPWVIRPVNKKRLRWVGTNGRFVFAKSARHFGQRPDPFLANAVESTKQLRQMVFLSKIRQAEKEAGL, translated from the coding sequence GTGATACAGTTGAGCGATAATGACCTGGTTCGGTTGGTTAAGGCCTTCGAGAAGATGCCCAAGGCGACCCGGCGGCAAATGGTTCTGGCCATGAAGATCGCCACCCGGGATGCGGCGACGGTGGCCCGAGCCAAACATAATTTCATCTCCCGTTCGGGAGCCCTGGAGAGTTCCATTCAAGGCGGCGTCGTCAGCGAACACCCTCTAGTGGGCGAGGTCCGGGCCGGCGGCGCCCGCGCCAAACACGCCCGGTTCGTCCATGACGGCACCGGGGTGTACGCCGGGCATGAACCCTGGGTGATCCGGCCGGTCAACAAAAAGCGGCTGCGCTGGGTGGGGACGAATGGCCGGTTTGTCTTTGCCAAATCCGCCAGGCATTTCGGCCAACGCCCCGATCCGTTCCTGGCGAACGCCGTGGAATCCACCAAGCAACTGCGGCAGATGGTATTCCTCTCGAAAATTCGGCAAGCCGAAAAGGAGGCGGGACTTTGA
- a CDS encoding tape measure protein, producing the protein MAETISIQITAENENLLKVVNSTISSLKNLGLKVNQLDSAGNSAGKLSDGLSKVNSSSRLAAGGINVLALNLSSFINIANGVVSVVETIGRAIGSVVEPMITFNARTQDAMTAFTQMLGSAEAAEVFIEKIDKFASETNFETQPLTDMSQKMLAVGFAADQVIPTLTGIGNAVAGLGGSAEKLDRVSTAIAQIKSKGRVQGEELLQMMEAGIPAADILQEKLGLTAEQVGNIGNESVDADKAIQALIEGMNERFPDMMKKQSDNFNGMISTIKDNVALITREIGKPVFELANSWVKSMRDASSQILSAIKDGDIARAFRDMIPAEIFDELRDIKAQWDIFVADVKRLMATLSSASSGALKSLGESFLQILPSLVKVADIMVNIANAIAPAFIAILRVVADVLKAATGHTDNLVVALGTFIIVKQVTSWIGGLIKAYGSLKAAMIAITRIEVFQTMLTGVMSAIRGVKNLETAVMALRMAFLNLGKSNIILLLLSAAGLLFGDKIMDFIESKLSSKPANPKPRPKEKKEPKEPKENPPPKPRRTSSSGQSDEARRLAEAKENTRAAALEAELKVQNELLAQKEKALEDSFQNDEIKIKEYWDNRIKLETQGLKNKEKLLKQQLEDAKNRKARATNAVDKENAQKDINDIQGNINLNKVKQKGIVEEFTRRRDRELKELSDALAEAQFETEQTKLEAAARTQEEQLNQQSQELDDALEHQKISIKKYWDERLAIETKSLRTEKSLRQHELEAAQKQLDQTPGEVDKEKIRQKIEALKGDIQVIDAQIDGLPKVFKRNYERDIADLDEAVKNAQLQLAEATGQGLKERLEAVAEEYEKLIAELKKNGKEKEVDIVIKLKGVEEAKLQFEDTMRQLQQLENERQLSQQWIDLQADQGQMSELEAEYAKYWDDKAYAEQLRDRIQDLSKNVVTDEDQNQLDQLQLRLQAIDGQLAPIEARFKSTFQDSLTDLLAGGIDDCKSLGDAFKKLGSTVINELRKMAAQELTSKITKGLFGSGDGDGGLFGNLFGGSGGGGWLSGLFGFAGGGQVSGSGTGTSDSILAKLSNGEWVMRAAAVKHYGPRLMDAINRMSIPRTSIPRFATGGLVGDRTLTANFDPKNIINLEMVNLVDYGVFDRYLESSTGKRKFLNILSDKRDSIRKVIF; encoded by the coding sequence TTGGCCGAGACCATTTCAATACAGATCACCGCGGAAAACGAGAATTTGCTGAAGGTTGTCAACTCGACAATTTCGTCATTGAAAAACCTGGGCCTAAAAGTTAATCAATTGGACTCGGCCGGGAACTCCGCCGGGAAGCTATCGGATGGCCTTTCAAAGGTCAACTCGTCCTCCCGGCTCGCAGCCGGCGGAATCAATGTATTGGCGTTAAATTTGTCCAGTTTTATCAATATCGCCAATGGGGTAGTTTCCGTTGTCGAGACTATCGGCAGAGCTATTGGTAGCGTCGTTGAACCGATGATTACTTTCAACGCCAGGACCCAGGATGCGATGACCGCCTTCACCCAGATGTTGGGCAGTGCCGAAGCCGCAGAAGTTTTCATCGAAAAAATCGATAAATTCGCCAGCGAAACCAATTTTGAAACGCAACCCCTGACCGACATGTCGCAAAAGATGCTGGCGGTGGGCTTTGCGGCCGATCAGGTGATTCCCACCCTCACCGGCATTGGAAACGCCGTGGCCGGACTCGGGGGAAGCGCCGAAAAGCTCGACCGGGTTTCGACCGCTATTGCCCAGATTAAATCCAAGGGCCGGGTCCAGGGCGAGGAACTGCTGCAGATGATGGAGGCGGGCATTCCCGCCGCCGATATCCTGCAGGAAAAATTGGGGTTGACCGCGGAGCAGGTCGGGAATATCGGCAACGAATCTGTCGATGCCGACAAGGCGATCCAAGCGCTCATCGAGGGGATGAACGAACGGTTCCCGGACATGATGAAAAAGCAAAGCGACAACTTCAACGGGATGATCTCCACGATTAAAGACAATGTCGCTTTGATCACCCGGGAGATCGGGAAACCCGTCTTCGAGCTCGCCAATAGTTGGGTGAAAAGCATGCGGGACGCATCCAGTCAAATCCTCAGTGCCATCAAAGACGGAGACATCGCAAGAGCCTTTCGAGACATGATACCCGCGGAAATTTTTGACGAATTGCGGGACATCAAAGCCCAATGGGACATTTTTGTTGCCGATGTCAAACGGTTAATGGCAACGCTAAGTTCCGCATCATCCGGCGCTCTAAAATCATTGGGGGAGTCGTTCCTTCAGATCCTTCCTTCACTTGTAAAAGTGGCTGACATCATGGTAAACATCGCAAACGCGATAGCTCCGGCGTTTATCGCGATTCTCCGGGTGGTGGCCGACGTCTTAAAAGCGGCGACCGGTCATACGGACAACCTGGTAGTCGCGCTTGGAACTTTCATCATCGTGAAGCAAGTTACATCCTGGATCGGCGGACTGATTAAGGCTTATGGTTCTTTGAAGGCCGCCATGATAGCCATCACGCGAATCGAAGTCTTCCAAACCATGCTGACGGGCGTAATGAGCGCCATCCGGGGAGTTAAAAACCTGGAGACCGCAGTCATGGCGTTACGGATGGCTTTTCTTAATTTGGGCAAGTCCAACATTATTCTGTTGCTTTTATCCGCTGCCGGATTGCTCTTCGGCGATAAGATCATGGATTTTATCGAATCCAAATTGAGCAGCAAGCCGGCGAATCCGAAACCCCGTCCGAAGGAAAAGAAAGAACCCAAAGAACCCAAGGAAAATCCGCCTCCTAAACCTAGAAGAACTTCATCGAGCGGGCAGAGCGACGAGGCCCGGAGACTCGCCGAAGCGAAGGAGAATACCCGCGCCGCCGCCCTGGAGGCCGAGCTGAAAGTTCAGAACGAACTCCTGGCCCAAAAAGAAAAAGCCTTGGAAGATTCTTTTCAAAACGATGAAATTAAAATAAAGGAGTATTGGGATAACCGGATTAAGCTTGAGACTCAGGGTTTGAAGAATAAGGAAAAGCTGTTAAAGCAGCAGCTTGAAGACGCCAAGAATCGGAAGGCCAGGGCTACAAATGCGGTTGATAAGGAAAACGCCCAAAAAGACATCAACGACATTCAAGGCAATATCAACCTCAACAAAGTTAAGCAAAAAGGAATTGTTGAAGAATTCACCCGCAGACGCGACCGGGAACTCAAGGAATTAAGCGATGCGTTAGCGGAGGCGCAGTTTGAAACCGAACAAACCAAGCTCGAAGCGGCCGCCAGAACCCAAGAAGAACAACTCAACCAGCAGTCCCAGGAACTCGATGACGCGCTGGAACATCAAAAGATCTCCATTAAGAAATATTGGGATGAGCGGCTGGCGATTGAGACCAAAAGCCTACGTACCGAAAAAAGCTTGCGGCAGCACGAGCTTGAGGCTGCGCAGAAACAACTGGATCAGACCCCGGGCGAGGTAGACAAGGAGAAGATCCGGCAAAAGATTGAAGCCCTTAAAGGCGATATCCAAGTTATCGACGCTCAAATCGACGGGTTACCCAAGGTCTTCAAGCGGAATTACGAGCGAGACATCGCCGATCTGGATGAAGCGGTGAAAAACGCCCAGCTGCAATTGGCGGAAGCGACCGGCCAGGGGTTGAAAGAACGGCTTGAGGCCGTGGCTGAAGAATATGAAAAGCTGATCGCAGAATTAAAAAAGAATGGTAAAGAAAAAGAAGTAGATATCGTTATCAAACTGAAAGGCGTTGAGGAAGCCAAGCTTCAGTTCGAAGACACCATGCGCCAGCTGCAACAGTTGGAGAACGAGCGGCAACTATCCCAGCAATGGATTGATCTCCAGGCGGATCAGGGCCAGATGTCGGAACTGGAGGCCGAATACGCCAAATACTGGGATGATAAGGCATATGCCGAGCAGCTCCGGGATCGGATTCAGGATTTAAGTAAAAACGTCGTAACCGACGAGGACCAGAACCAACTGGACCAGTTGCAACTGCGACTGCAAGCCATCGACGGCCAATTGGCGCCGATTGAAGCGAGGTTTAAATCGACATTCCAAGACAGCCTTACCGATTTACTGGCCGGAGGGATCGACGACTGCAAGAGCCTGGGCGACGCCTTCAAGAAACTCGGTTCAACCGTCATCAACGAACTTCGGAAGATGGCCGCCCAGGAACTGACGAGCAAGATCACCAAAGGCCTCTTCGGATCGGGCGATGGGGATGGCGGGCTGTTTGGCAACCTGTTCGGGGGATCCGGCGGAGGCGGATGGCTGAGCGGTTTGTTCGGGTTCGCCGGGGGCGGCCAGGTATCGGGGTCGGGAACCGGCACCTCCGATTCCATCCTCGCCAAACTCTCCAACGGCGAATGGGTGATGCGGGCGGCGGCGGTTAAACACTACGGCCCCCGGCTGATGGACGCCATCAACCGGATGAGCATCCCCCGGACATCCATCCCCCGGTTCGCCACCGGCGGGCTGGTCGGTGACCGGACGCTTACCGCCAATTTCGACCCGAAGAACATCATCAACTTGGAGATGGTCAATCTGGTGGATTACGGAGTTTTCGACCGCTATCTGGAATCGAGCACCGGGAAACGGAAGTTTCTCAATATTCTCTCGGATAAGCGGGACAGCATAAGGAAGGTGATTTTCTAA
- a CDS encoding major capsid protein, with protein sequence MPKTIFDLVNAAEIGAYYTETASNRIPYLGELLFPAQKKLGLNLAWIKGSQGLPVALAPAAFDTKASVRDRIGVSRIETEMPFFRESMRIGEQLRQEILKLLESSNQDILKPLIARIFDDVKNLVDGAPVQAERMRMQLLSQGTIKITEKGMPYNYDYKMKASQKITLSEAEKWSDTVNSDPITNILDIMDSVEDETGNRPTRAICTRKTWGYLLRNEKIKKDMNPIGGTNIIMTDSLLKQYFLDKLGLTVVVYNKKFLLKVGGTSEQFFPDNVFTLIPDGNLGNTWFGTTPEEADLMTGASQAKVSIVNTGTAITSYVEPHPVNVMTIVSTIVLPSFEAIDSVRILKVA encoded by the coding sequence ATGCCGAAAACAATTTTTGATTTGGTCAATGCCGCAGAAATCGGCGCGTACTATACCGAGACCGCGTCCAATCGAATTCCCTATCTGGGGGAACTGCTGTTTCCCGCGCAGAAGAAGTTGGGCCTGAACTTGGCCTGGATCAAGGGCAGCCAGGGTCTGCCGGTCGCGCTGGCCCCGGCCGCGTTCGATACGAAAGCTTCAGTGCGGGACCGCATCGGAGTTTCCCGGATTGAGACGGAGATGCCGTTCTTCCGGGAGTCCATGCGAATCGGCGAGCAGTTGCGGCAAGAGATTTTGAAGCTCCTTGAGAGTTCGAATCAAGATATCCTGAAACCGCTGATCGCCAGGATTTTCGACGACGTGAAAAACCTGGTCGACGGCGCTCCCGTCCAGGCCGAGCGGATGCGGATGCAGCTTCTTTCCCAGGGTACGATTAAAATTACCGAGAAGGGAATGCCATACAATTACGACTACAAAATGAAGGCATCCCAGAAAATCACGCTTTCGGAAGCCGAAAAATGGTCCGATACGGTCAATTCCGATCCGATCACCAACATCCTGGATATCATGGATTCCGTGGAGGATGAGACCGGCAACCGTCCCACCCGGGCCATTTGCACCCGGAAGACCTGGGGATACTTACTGCGTAACGAGAAGATTAAAAAGGACATGAATCCCATCGGCGGGACCAACATCATCATGACCGATTCCCTTCTCAAGCAATATTTCCTGGACAAGCTCGGATTGACGGTCGTGGTATACAACAAGAAATTCCTACTTAAAGTCGGCGGCACTTCGGAACAGTTCTTTCCCGACAACGTATTCACGCTGATCCCGGACGGCAACCTGGGCAATACATGGTTTGGCACCACACCGGAAGAGGCCGACCTCATGACCGGCGCTTCCCAGGCCAAAGTTTCCATCGTCAATACCGGGACGGCCATCACCTCCTACGTGGAACCCCATCCGGTCAATGTCATGACGATCGTATCCACCATTGTCCTGCCGAGCTTCGAAGCCATCGACAGCGTGCGCATCCTAAAGGTGGCTTAA